The Metallosphaera hakonensis JCM 8857 = DSM 7519 genome includes the window GAAAATATTAGATCGTAGTTGCGTAACCTGGAGAAGTCGAGAGGAAAGTAACTGTAACCGAACTTGACTGCTAGATCCCTTCCTTTCTCAAAAGTTCTGTTGAAGATTGTAACGTCCCCAGCTCCCTCATTATGAAGTATGAGCGCCAACTTCTGGGCGATCTCTCCTGCTCCAAGTACAGCTATCCTTCTCTTCTTAACGTCTCCGACTAGCTTCTTTGCGAATTCCACAGCTAACGAGTAAACTCCCACTTTTCCCTTAGATATGTCCGTTTCCAGCCTGACTCTTCGCCCAACTTTTAAAGACCTTTCCAGGAGGCTTCTCATATACTTGGATCCTATCCCTAGCTGAATGGAACTCTTCATGGCTTCCTTTATTTGTTTAAGAATTTCGTACTCGCCTACCGATAATGAATCTATCCCAGCAGATACTTCAAAGAGGTGCCTTATGGCATCCCTACCATCGAGAATTGTAGCGTCCATTGAGATGTTAGCATGATGAACTTCATTAAGGTAATGTAACAGTTCTCTTTTACTTGACCTGTCTCTAGAGAACATGTAAATCTCTATCCTATTGCACGTCTGAAGCAACGCCATCTCGCCTCTATAATATTTCGCAAGTTCCTTGATTTCATTCCAACCCAAGTAATGTGAAGCTAGCTTGTCTACACCTATTGTCTTGTAGGTATAGACTATAGCTGAGTAAGAATCGATAATGTCAGACACTAGCCCCATCTATTATCTCCTCTGCCCTTTTCATGGCATCGTTCACTTTCCCACTGTTTATGAAACTTTCGAATTGCTTATCAATAAATATTTTTTGATAAAGATTGAATCTTATTGACGGATCCTTAACCCTATTCTTCAACAATTCCTTGACCTGCCCCATCACCTTTAACTCCAATAGTATCCTTGGATCACTTCTCAAAGTATCCAAAGCCTTTTCCAAGATTACCTTTGACATTATACTAGATTTTCCAAGAGTGGTAACTGCTATTCCAATGTCTTCATCCTCGTAGAAGATAGGAACAATGAATGAAGACTCGGAAGGGTTTGTGGGATTATTACAGAGTTTTCTGATTTCTTTAGCCATGGAGCAAATATTTGAGTTCAGAACTGGATCATTTGTCGCAGTAACTATAATGTCGAATTTTCCGAGGTATTCCTTTCCCAGTTGACTAGCATCCATCTTTACTTTCTCTATCCTCTCGTTTTTTACCAGCTCGTCGGAGAAGTCCAACGACCACACCGATACTTTGGCACCGTACTCTTGGAACTTTAGTGCCCTCTTTGTTCCAACCTTCCCTCCGCCCACAATTAGGATATTAAGATTAGTCAAGTCAAGAAATATTGGGAAATAATGATTGGCGTGAAGTGACACATATCAAATACGTTACTTAGATTTTAAATGTGAATTATGAATCGTTTAAAACCACTGATCTAACCCTGTTTGTCTTCCCATATCTCTGAGGTCTCTCATTGCCTTTTGGAGTCTCTGAATCGCTCCCTTTACCCTTTCCTCATTGAAATCGTTCTCCTTTACAAGGAACTGGATTATCTTCTCAGGATCTGGGTCACGTAAATCTAGGGGTACTGAAGGTAAGGAAACCTCCGGATTAAGAAACATCTCCCTTATTTTCTTATAGTCAAATTTAATCATTTCTGGATCGAGCTCCTTCTTATCTATGTTCTCAATTCTCTTGAAAGTCTTTATTAGACGATAGGCTTTCTTTGGACCTATGCCCTTTACTCCGTCTGGGTTATAATCTGTTCCAACTAGTATGGCTATATCAATCAGCTGTTCCCTTGTTATTTCTAATTTCTTCACTAATAATGAAGAATCAATAATTTCAGGTTTAATCTCTATATATATGTCCTTATTTGGAAGCTTTCTTTTCCCGCTTATGGTGAGATTCCTTATCAGTCTTATGGCTCCGAATAGGAGTGAATCGTAATCTTGGCTAGCAGACGCAAAAGTTAGACCCTTCGAGTTAAGATAAGCTGCTTCAGCCTCACCCTCGGAGGGAGCCTGAACTGTCGCAATCCCCATAAATCCTAGGAGTTCCTTGCTCTCCTTTGCCATGTCAGAGGTGAGCCTAGAAGTCATCTGAGAAAACTTTCTGACCTCCTCAATTTTACCTTCCTCTCTGGCCCTCTCCAACTTTCTCTCTGCTTCTTCCTTTATTTTTCTCCTGTTCTCTAGCTCTTGACTTTTCATCTCGGGAGGTTTCCCATCAAAAACATAGATGGGTATAATACCTTCCTCAAGCAGGTTCACAGTCCTATAGAAAACACCGTTAAGGTGACTAGTCACCTTACCTTCTCTATTCATCAAAGGTGTACCGTCAAATTGCCTTATTGCAGCAAGAAATTGATAAATGGCGTTATAAGCATCTATACCTACTTTTTTCCCCTTGACCTCTGACAGAGATAATTCCCTTTTTACCTCTGCCACTAAATCAGAGAGATCTACGCCTATTCCTTTTCACCTAGATATGTAACCATTCTCGTGTTCTCCCTAATTAAAGATACGCTGATTATACCCCTTATTTCGAGGGACATCAAGGCCTTAAGAAAATCACCGAAAGAGATTTCGTAACTAATGTCCTTCTTAACTTCCTTAAAAAGGTCTTCATCTTTGATAGTTCCGTTAATTTTCCTTAACTTCTCAATAATTACGTAGATTAGCGGAGTATCTCGCCACATGGATTTCACGTAAATGTACTGGGTTTCACAGTCTGCCTTGGTAACTGCTGTCTGGCCTTATCTATCCATGTCTGATAGAACTGTATCATCTCTTGACTCAGGGATGGCTTCACCTTCTTCAGCGCCTCATCGAAATGCCTGTTCTCTACTTTTATGGATGCTCCCTTCATACACTCCCTCATTTTCACATCTCTGCAGTCCTTATCGTTGGGAGGACATGCGGATGTTACCCTATTAACACATTCTCTCATACCTTCTCTTATGGCTCTCATCGCTGCTTCCCTAACCAGAGCTGCCAGGTCTGCTCCAGTATAACCTTCCGTTCTTTCAGCTAGTTCCTCTAGGTTAACTTCCTCGGATAACGCAACCCTCTTCGTATGAACCCTGAGTATATCATATCTAGCGTTCTTATCAGGAGGTGGTACATACATCAATTTCTCAAACCTACCTGGTCTAAGAAGTGCTGGATCTAGAATGTCTGGTCTGTTGGTCGCAGCAACTATAACTACATTATCCAAGTTCTCTATTCCGTCCATTTCAGCTAGAAGCTGATTCACCAGTCTCTCGGTTACCCCAGAATCTGAGGATATGCCTCTCATGGGAGCTATGGCGTCTATCTCGTCGAAGAATATAACTGAGGGAGCGTACATTCTAGCTTTCCTAAATATTTCCCTTATAGCCCTCTCGCTCTCACCAACCCACTTAGAGAGGACTTCAGGACCCCTCACTGCAATGAAGTTAGCTCCGCTCTCCGTTGCAACTGCCTTAGCCAACATCGTCTTGCCTGTACCCGGTGGACCAAATAACAGGATTCCCCTGGGTGGCTCTACTCCCGCACTTTCGTAGTAGTCTGGAAACTTAAGGGGATATTCAGCTACTTCCCTCAACTCCTCTTTTATCTCATTCAACCCTCCAATGTCGTCCCACTTGACCTCCGGTACTTCAATATAGATCTCTCTCATTCCACTGGGCACTATCTCCTTAAAGGCGTTCATAAAGTCCTCCATTTTTACTTCCATCCTCTCTAGAATTTCCGGCGGGATCTTATCTTGGCTAATGTCGATCATGGGAAGGTATCTCCTCAAAGCGTTCATTGCCGCTTCCCTAACCAAGGCAGATAGATCAGCTCCTGTATAACCATGACTAATATCAGCTAGTTTCTCCAGTTCGACGTCTTTGGAAAGTGGCATGTTCCTAGTATGTATTTGAAGTATCTCTAACCTACCTTGTTTGTCAGGGAGAGGTATCTCAATTTCACGATCAAATCTACCTGGCCTTCTTAAAGCGGGATCCACAGCATTCGGCCTATTCGTTGCAGCTATCACTATCACGTTACCTCTGCTCTCAAGTCCGTCCATTAGAGTGAGTAACTGGGCTACTACCCTTCTCTCAACTTCACCTATTACCTCATCTCTCTTTGGAGCTATAGCGTCCACTTCATCGATGAAAATTATTGCAGGAGCGTGTTTCTTGGCATCTTCAAATATTTCCCTTAGTCTCTGCTCGCTCTCTCCATAAAATTTACTCATTATCTCGGGGCCATTAATGGAAGTGAAATAGGACTCGGTTTCGTTGGCTACCGCCTTAGCTAGCAAAGTTTTCCCTACACC containing:
- a CDS encoding CDC48 family AAA ATPase, producing the protein MSAGSSPEQKPSRRDLALKVLEARQKDVGRGKVRIDVEMLAQIDVSPGDVVEIEGTRKTAAIAWPLSPDDATGERDIIRMDGITRKNAGVSIGDKVLVRKASVKQAASIKLAPSNFSITVDPGFVAYVKKKLKEFPLVEGDTVLIPVLGQAIPFTVIQVRPASIVMVVDETSISISDKPIEQTRYPRVTYEDIGGMKNVIQKIRELVELPLRHPELFKRLGIEPPKGIMLYGPPGVGKTLLAKAVANETESYFTSINGPEIMSKFYGESEQRLREIFEDAKKHAPAIIFIDEVDAIAPKRDEVIGEVERRVVAQLLTLMDGLESRGNVIVIAATNRPNAVDPALRRPGRFDREIEIPLPDKQGRLEILQIHTRNMPLSKDVELEKLADISHGYTGADLSALVREAAMNALRRYLPMIDISQDKIPPEILERMEVKMEDFMNAFKEIVPSGMREIYIEVPEVKWDDIGGLNEIKEELREVAEYPLKFPDYYESAGVEPPRGILLFGPPGTGKTMLAKAVATESGANFIAVRGPEVLSKWVGESERAIREIFRKARMYAPSVIFFDEIDAIAPMRGISSDSGVTERLVNQLLAEMDGIENLDNVVIVAATNRPDILDPALLRPGRFEKLMYVPPPDKNARYDILRVHTKRVALSEEVNLEELAERTEGYTGADLAALVREAAMRAIREGMRECVNRVTSACPPNDKDCRDVKMRECMKGASIKVENRHFDEALKKVKPSLSQEMIQFYQTWIDKARQQLPRQTVKPSTFT
- a CDS encoding glutamyl-tRNA reductase produces the protein MGLVSDIIDSYSAIVYTYKTIGVDKLASHYLGWNEIKELAKYYRGEMALLQTCNRIEIYMFSRDRSSKRELLHYLNEVHHANISMDATILDGRDAIRHLFEVSAGIDSLSVGEYEILKQIKEAMKSSIQLGIGSKYMRSLLERSLKVGRRVRLETDISKGKVGVYSLAVEFAKKLVGDVKKRRIAVLGAGEIAQKLALILHNEGAGDVTIFNRTFEKGRDLAVKFGYSYFPLDFSRLRNYDLIFSAIFYPEKVKAPEGSIVIDVGSPSIFEGTNVYTLKDLEELSKAQLEERQKEIQKAKNIVEEGLIEFEKDCLNLVYDDFVSSFMSKIEEIRKEEVERAQRELGDQSEDTKEVLDAMTRSMIKKIFSPMFANLKTAVEANEVNYINLATSLFSHGWLSKDKAEEIKAEQNRKRLGGGDSVNS
- a CDS encoding precorrin-2 dehydrogenase/sirohydrochlorin ferrochelatase family protein, translated to MSLHANHYFPIFLDLTNLNILIVGGGKVGTKRALKFQEYGAKVSVWSLDFSDELVKNERIEKVKMDASQLGKEYLGKFDIIVTATNDPVLNSNICSMAKEIRKLCNNPTNPSESSFIVPIFYEDEDIGIAVTTLGKSSIMSKVILEKALDTLRSDPRILLELKVMGQVKELLKNRVKDPSIRFNLYQKIFIDKQFESFINSGKVNDAMKRAEEIIDGASV
- the fen gene encoding flap endonuclease-1, with protein sequence MAEVKRELSLSEVKGKKVGIDAYNAIYQFLAAIRQFDGTPLMNREGKVTSHLNGVFYRTVNLLEEGIIPIYVFDGKPPEMKSQELENRRKIKEEAERKLERAREEGKIEEVRKFSQMTSRLTSDMAKESKELLGFMGIATVQAPSEGEAEAAYLNSKGLTFASASQDYDSLLFGAIRLIRNLTISGKRKLPNKDIYIEIKPEIIDSSLLVKKLEITREQLIDIAILVGTDYNPDGVKGIGPKKAYRLIKTFKRIENIDKKELDPEMIKFDYKKIREMFLNPEVSLPSVPLDLRDPDPEKIIQFLVKENDFNEERVKGAIQRLQKAMRDLRDMGRQTGLDQWF